GAAAGAGCCGCCTAAACTTACATGGGCCCGTCCGCGCGAGGGACCCGTTGTCAAGCTTGACCGCAGACTGGCAAGGCGCATAATACGGTGATTCTGCACGGACGCATGGATCTACCATGAAGGTCAAATGCCCGAACTGTCAGAAGACCATCCGTGCCCCCGACGAATGGTCAGGCCGTAAGGTCAAATGCCCCCAATGCAAGAATCCGGTAACTCTCTCCAAGGGAGAGGACGAACCGGACTTCGACCTGGGTTCATTGGGTGCCATTGAGGCCGCCGGACAGGCTCTGGTTGTTGAGCGCAGGGGCAAGCCCATGACGCTCAAGGAAGCCCAGGCCGCGGCCGCAGCTGCCGCTCGCGCCAAGGCAAGGCCCGATCCCGCCGATCCGACCGTCCGGGCTTGTCCCCAATGCGGCCGCAAGACGCGAGCGCCTGATCCCTACAGCGAAGTCCTGTGCCGCCATTGCGGAGCGGGCATCCCGCCCGTCGAGAAAAACGATGGCGAGTTCGTCGGATACAAGGTTGCCTTCGAAGGCGTTGTCGCAAGGGTAAGCTTTTACGGCGGCTTCACGGGCGCAGCACTCTATCCCATTCCGGCCATTGCGTACATCCTGACGGCCATGGCCATCGCTCTGGCAATCATCATGGTCCCCCTTTTCGGGCTGGTCGGCATCCTCCAGGTCTCGGCGCTCAACACCGCCGTCAAACAGGAAGAGGGGAGCCTCGCCTGGGTCGGCATGTTCCTGACCATCATGTTCGCGCTCGAAGGCGCCTACTTCGGCTCGGTGGCCTACTATTGCCTCATCGACACGATCCGGAGCACCGTCGGCGGCAACGAACACCCACCCCCGCTTACCTGGAACATCACCAAGCTTGGTGCCGCTCTGGGCGGGTACGTCGCCCTGATCGGCTTCTATCTTGTGGTCATCCTGGTTCTGGTGACGGCCTACGGCGGCGTGCCGACAAGCCTCGCCGATTTCTCCGTGCTGGGCAAACCGCTCAGCCTTGCGGTCCTGGCCATCATGACTTTCAGCATCCCGATGAACATCATTGGTCTGGCAAGCACGGAACCTCTCGACGGCCTGAATCCGGCAAAAGTCGGCCTCTCGATCCTCCGCGTGATCGGGCACTACATTTTCATGTTCCTGATCGTGATCCTCTATGTCGGGTTCTACGTCGGGATCTTGTATGCGATCATGAGCTGGGCCGGTCCGGCAATGAAACAGGCCGCAGCGCAGGGTATCGAGGTCGGCTACAAGAACCTTCTGGGCGGAATCGCCGGCTGGGCGGTACTCATCGGTATGGGCTTCTATTTCGCCTACATGATCGGGCGGATTCTCGGGCTTTTCGCCAGGACCTACAGGGAGAGAATGGCGTTCGAGCTGTGACGTCACGGGGACGGGGTGGGCTGAGGCACATGGGGACGACAGGTAACGGAACCGAGGAGCACCGCCTCGGACCTCATTTGAGGTGGGGACAATCGGTTCAACAGAGGGTGCCAGGCGCCACGGGCGGCTTGGCCAGGGTCGAGGGGCTTTCCCGCCGCCAGCATCGGCAGTAAACCGGGGTCGGCCATGCCCGTCCCTCAGGAGTTGTCGATCGCCCCCTTTTCGGCCGATAAACTGACTATGATGGAATAAGTCAGGATGCTCAAACGACCCATGAGACGGTGTGAGAACGTCATGATGAGAACGGAGTCGAGTCGGACCTTTGGAGAGCCTGGGTTGCCGGGGGACCGCCGGTTCGGACCGGCCGGCCGCTGCACTGGCACGGTCGCCCTCCTGGGCCTGGCCACGATTCTCGCCACCCAGTGCGGCTGCCCCGTGCCGCAGCGCCCCGGGTTGGGCCAGTGTACCCGCCTCGTCGAGCCTGAGACTAAGACCGGCTACTGGCTGTACCTCCCCGAAGACTACGTCAAGAACAACGGGCAGCGTCCCGGCAACAAGCCGTGGCCACTGGTCGTCACGCTCCACGGGCTGCGGCCCTACGACGATGCCCGGCCTCAGATCCGATCATGGCAGGAGGAGGCCGATCGCTATGGTCTGATCGTCGTGGCACCCGAGCTGCGGACCTGCGATCAGTTGGTCATGCCCCTGCCCCTCCGTGATCCAACCAAGTGGTACGTGCAGACCGATGAAAAGGCCATCCTCGCGGTGATGGACGAAGTCTGCCGGCGGACGAATGCCGACCCCACGCGAGTGCTTCTCACCTGCTTTTCGTCCGGCGGCTACCTTGCCCACTACATGATGAACCGTCACCCTGAGCGGTTCACTGCCTTGGCCGCGATGGGCGCCAACTTCAACGAGGAAATGATCGACTACACCCAGCTACCGAAATACCGCTCGGCCAAGATCGCCATCTTTTTCGGCCAGAACGACTTCAAGCTTTGCCGCGACGAGAGCCAGCGGGCGGTAAGCTGGTATCGCCGCTATCGATTCGACGTGGACGCCCGCCAAGTCTCGGGGCTGGGCCACGAACGAAGGCCGCAACTGGCCAGCGTGTTCTTTTCCCGGATCATCGGTGCCTCGCCGAAGACGCCTCCGGACCTGGCCAGTCTGGTCATGAGCGACGTCACCACAGGCGAACCGGCCCGTCCGGCCGGGGCACCCCGCCCGGCTCCGCTTTCACCCGCCCCGCTGTTCCCCACCGACGTGGGCCGTGCGAGTCCCGGCTCAGAGCGACCGCAGGACACCGGCTCTGAGGCTCAAGGTCGGGAGCCGGCCACAGTTGCGCCGATCGAAGCGCCCACAAGATCCGCCCGGCCGGTCGTCAACCAGCCGCCCCCCCCGACGCCGCGACGCCCAAGACTGCAACCGTATTCGGCCGAGCCCCAGATTCCTGTGCCTGTGCCCGATCAGGGACCCGAGCCGATCCCCGGCCGAATCGAGATTCGGGGCCTGAGCACTGGATCGACCCCCATGTGGGTCGACATGCGAATCGAGCTTCCGCCTGATCTGCTACCGGAGGCCGGCATCCTCTGGCTGGCCGACGGACGGCCCATCGCCTCCAGCACGCCCGAGGCCCGCGCCATCCTCCGAACCCCTGGTACGCATCACATAGAGGCCTGGGTCACGCTTGCCGACGACCGACACGCCATCTACCGCGAAACCATTACCGTCCCGCACTCGCAATCACAACCTGCTGACGGCTAGTAGGAGCTGACTGCCTGCACCTGCCCATCAGGATGGATCTACTCATGCCTGGTTGGTGATGTCGTCGATGATGGCCTTGATTCGGGCCGTCGCGTCGGCACGGGCCTTGGGCAGGTCGTCACCGGGGCTGCGGGTCAGAACATAAAACTTGATCTTCGGCTCGGTACCGCTGGGGCGGACAACCACCTTGGTGCCGTCTTCGAGGGTGAAGAAGACCACGTCGGCGGCGGGCAGGTCATAGCGACCGACGGGCTTGCCGGTGCGGGCGTCGCGGATTTCTCCCGTGGTCAGGTCCGCGATGGTGACCACCGGGATCCCGCCGATCGACGCGGGCGGTTGCGTGCGCAATCGCTGCATCATGTCGCTAATACGTGCGGCACCGTCGGCCCCGGGCAACTCCAAGCTTTTGGCCCCCTCCTGGAAATAACCGAACCGCTGGTAGAGTTCCTGCAACAGGTCGTAGAGATTCTTGCCGCGAGCGGCAGTGACGGCCGCCAGGTCGGCGATGCAGCAGGCGCTGGTGACCCCATCCTTGTCTCGCGTATAGGTGCACGGCATGTAACCGTAACTCTCTTCGGCACCAAAGATGTACGTCTTGCTGGGCTTGCCTGGAACCCCCTCCTGCTCGAACTGACAGACTTTCGCACCGATCCACTTGAACCCCGTGAGGACCTCGACGACCTCGGCCCCGTAAGCCTTGGCGATCGTCTTCATCATGTCGCCGGAAACGATGGTGGTTACCAGAACGGCGTTCTTCGGGAACCGGCCGGCCTTGGTCAGCTCGTCGCAGATGTAGTAGGTCAGCAAAGCAGCCGTCTGGTTGCCGGTGAACAGCTCGAATCCGCCCGAGGGAGCGCGAACGGCAATGCCCACGCGATCAGCGTCGGGATCGGTGCCGATCACAAGGTCGGCCCCCACCTTTTTCGCCAGAGCCACGGCCATGTCCAGGGCCGCCCCCTCCTCGGGGTTGGGTGACTTGACGGTAGGAAAACCGCCGTCGGGTGCGGCTTGTTCGGGAACTTCGATCACCTGTTTGAAGCCGCGGCGACGCAGGGCCTCGGGTGTCAGCACGCTGCCGGTACCGTGCAGACCGGTAAAGACGATCTTGAGCCCTTCGCCCTGCCGGCGACAGACCTGGGGATTCAGGCACGACGTCTGTACCGCCTGCAGGAACGCCTCGTCAATTTCCCTGCCGATGATCTTGAGAAGTCCCTTGGCCTTCGCCTCGGCCGGGGACATGACCTTCACGTTTCCAAAGCCGCCGACTCTGGCCACCTCGGCCATGATGTTCTTGTCGTGCGGCGGAACCACTGAGACGCCGTCGGACCAGTAGGCTTTGAATCCGTTGTACTGCGGTGGATTGTGGCTGGCGGTGATGACCACGCCGGCCGTGCACCCGAGGTGACGGACTGCAAAGGACAGCTCGGGCGTCGGTCGAAGTCGATCGAACAGATACGCCGGGATGTCGTTAGCGGCCATCACGCAGGCCACCCGCTCGGCAAAGATGTCGCTCATGCGGCGGCAATCATAGGCGACGACCACACCGGCTTTGCGGGCGGCGTCGCCCTGGCTCCGAACGTAGTTCGCCAATCCTTGAGCCGCGGCACCGACCGTGTATATGTTCATCCGGTTGAGACCCGCGCCGATCACGCCGCGCATGCCGCCGGTGCCGAACTCGAGACCGCGATAGAAGCGGTCGGTTAACTCCCTTTCGTTGTTCACGGCCAACAGGTCGCGAATTTCCTTGCGATCGGCCTCGGCAATGGCCGGATCGTTGATCCACGAATCAACAGCATTCTTCACCGATTGGTCCATTACGTGCAGCCTCGAAGAGAAGTCGTTTAGTCTCTTGGTCTGTTAGTCTATTAGTCTGTTAGGTCCATTGGTCTCTTTCGTCGTGACTGGTGTGCGTTTTGGCTGCGGGCCGCAACCCAAACGTTCTGCGATCCAGAAACATGCGCGCAGAATGCGCACCGGCTGCAACGGAAGAGACTAAAGGTCTAGCAGCCTACGGTCCTCCTGAAGTACTCGATCGTCCTTCGGATGCCCTCTTCCAACGGTACTTTCGGCTCATAGCCGAGCAACGTCCTCGCCTTGGTCAGGTCCGGGCGACGACGGCAGGGATCATCCTGCGGGAGAGGCCTGTACTCGACCCGCAAGGACCGCCCCATCGCCTTTTCGATCGCCTCGACCAGTTCGAGCAAGGTGATCTCGGAGTCGTTGCCCAGGTTGATCGGACCGATGTGCTCGCTTTCCATCAGGCGGCAGAGCCCATCTACCAGATCCGACACATAACAGAAGCTCCGGGTCTGCTTGCCGCTGCCGTAAACGGTTATCGGTTCGCCGCGCAGGGCCTGACAAATGAAGTTACTCATCACCCGCCCGTCGTCCACGGCCATGTTGGGCCCATAGGTGTTGAAGATGCGGGCGATGCGGATGTCGACCTTGTTCTGGCGGTGGTAGTCCATCATCAGGGTCTCGGCTACGCGTTTGCCCTCGTCGTAACAACTGCGGATGCCGATCGGGTTGACGTACCCCCAATAAGTCTCAGCTTGCGGATGAACCTGCGGATCGCCGTAGACCTCCGAGGTGCTGGCCTGAAGGATTCGAGCCCGAACCCGTTTGGCCAGGCCGAGCATGTGGTACGTGCCGAGGACATTGGTCTTGATCGTCTTGACGGGGTTGTACTGGTAATGGACCGGGCTGGCCGGGCAGGCCAGATGGTAAATCTTATCTACCTCCACGACGATCGGCTCAATCACGTCGTGGCGAAGAAACTCGAACCGGCCGCTGAGCACCAGCTCCTGATAACGATCGCCAAAGTTCTCAAGTCGACCGGTGAAGTAGTTGTCCAGGCAAACGACATGGTGTCCCTCGTCAAACAGACGAAGGCACAGGTGGGAACCGATGAAACCGGCTCCGCCGGTAACCAGAATAACATCCTTGTCCATTCGCCAACCTCCGGGCAGCCACACTTGTGAAACGTCGCGCCTGCAATTCGACCCGGCAGCATGATAGCTGCAGTATTGGAGCGCGTCGAGGTATTATCGGACAGTCGCGCGACGGGGTTGAGATGGGCTGGAGAGCATGAATTGACTGA
This DNA window, taken from Phycisphaerae bacterium, encodes the following:
- a CDS encoding PHB depolymerase family esterase: MMRTESSRTFGEPGLPGDRRFGPAGRCTGTVALLGLATILATQCGCPVPQRPGLGQCTRLVEPETKTGYWLYLPEDYVKNNGQRPGNKPWPLVVTLHGLRPYDDARPQIRSWQEEADRYGLIVVAPELRTCDQLVMPLPLRDPTKWYVQTDEKAILAVMDEVCRRTNADPTRVLLTCFSSGGYLAHYMMNRHPERFTALAAMGANFNEEMIDYTQLPKYRSAKIAIFFGQNDFKLCRDESQRAVSWYRRYRFDVDARQVSGLGHERRPQLASVFFSRIIGASPKTPPDLASLVMSDVTTGEPARPAGAPRPAPLSPAPLFPTDVGRASPGSERPQDTGSEAQGREPATVAPIEAPTRSARPVVNQPPPPTPRRPRLQPYSAEPQIPVPVPDQGPEPIPGRIEIRGLSTGSTPMWVDMRIELPPDLLPEAGILWLADGRPIASSTPEARAILRTPGTHHIEAWVTLADDRHAIYRETITVPHSQSQPADG
- a CDS encoding phospho-sugar mutase, translated to MDQSVKNAVDSWINDPAIAEADRKEIRDLLAVNNERELTDRFYRGLEFGTGGMRGVIGAGLNRMNIYTVGAAAQGLANYVRSQGDAARKAGVVVAYDCRRMSDIFAERVACVMAANDIPAYLFDRLRPTPELSFAVRHLGCTAGVVITASHNPPQYNGFKAYWSDGVSVVPPHDKNIMAEVARVGGFGNVKVMSPAEAKAKGLLKIIGREIDEAFLQAVQTSCLNPQVCRRQGEGLKIVFTGLHGTGSVLTPEALRRRGFKQVIEVPEQAAPDGGFPTVKSPNPEEGAALDMAVALAKKVGADLVIGTDPDADRVGIAVRAPSGGFELFTGNQTAALLTYYICDELTKAGRFPKNAVLVTTIVSGDMMKTIAKAYGAEVVEVLTGFKWIGAKVCQFEQEGVPGKPSKTYIFGAEESYGYMPCTYTRDKDGVTSACCIADLAAVTAARGKNLYDLLQELYQRFGYFQEGAKSLELPGADGAARISDMMQRLRTQPPASIGGIPVVTIADLTTGEIRDARTGKPVGRYDLPAADVVFFTLEDGTKVVVRPSGTEPKIKFYVLTRSPGDDLPKARADATARIKAIIDDITNQA
- a CDS encoding SDR family oxidoreductase; the encoded protein is MDKDVILVTGGAGFIGSHLCLRLFDEGHHVVCLDNYFTGRLENFGDRYQELVLSGRFEFLRHDVIEPIVVEVDKIYHLACPASPVHYQYNPVKTIKTNVLGTYHMLGLAKRVRARILQASTSEVYGDPQVHPQAETYWGYVNPIGIRSCYDEGKRVAETLMMDYHRQNKVDIRIARIFNTYGPNMAVDDGRVMSNFICQALRGEPITVYGSGKQTRSFCYVSDLVDGLCRLMESEHIGPINLGNDSEITLLELVEAIEKAMGRSLRVEYRPLPQDDPCRRRPDLTKARTLLGYEPKVPLEEGIRRTIEYFRRTVGC